A single window of Channa argus isolate prfri chromosome 2, Channa argus male v1.0, whole genome shotgun sequence DNA harbors:
- the phka2 gene encoding phosphorylase b kinase regulatory subunit alpha, liver isoform isoform X4 — translation MRSRSNSGVRLDGYARLVHETILCHQNPVTGLLPASTEKKDAWVRDNVYSVLAVWGLGMAYRKNADRDEDKAKAYELEQSVVKLMQGLLQCMMRQVAKVERFKHTQSTKDCLHAKYNTSTCAMVVRDDQWGHLQVDATSIYLLMLAQMTASGLRIISNLDEVAFIQNLVFYIEAAYKVADYGMWERGDKTNQGIPELNGSSVGMAKAALEAIDELDLFGAHGGPKSVIHVLPDEVEHCQSILCSMLPRASTSKEIDAGLLSVISFPAFAVEDADLVAITKSEIINKLQGRYGCCRFIRDGYRCPKEDPSRLHYDPAELKLFENIECEWPVFWTYLILDGIFAGDQVQVQEYREALEGILIRGKNGIKLVPELYTVPPDKVEEEYSNPHSVDRVAMGQLPHMWGQSLYILGSLLAEGFLAPGEIDPLNRRFSTNFKPDVVVQVCVLAESEEIKDLIRDQEITVQSMSEVLPIKVLPARILSHVYVRLGNCKKLNLSGRPYRHIGVLGTSKFYEIRNRFYVFTPQFVDQHHFYLALDNQMIVEMLRTELAYLSSCWRMTGRPTLTFPITRSMLDGDAIDPCILATLRKLQDGYFGGVRVQMSDLSSFQTTSFHTRLSFLDKENDGGLLSDEDEEDFEENGGEYNRYRSSEDLEDMFGQYLNKLLHSTTTQCHLPPIQRGQHHVFSAEHTTRDILSFMAQFQGLNIPKSSMYLPVAPVMRKHRKSLNLLEVPQPHHGLPAKQQKAHSAADLHLPRDAQGNTDFAVLVRQLKECPTLQDQADILYVLYIMKGADWLVELSGPDQGGVSVRSLLEELYVQAGACKEWGLVRYISGILRKRVEVLAEACTDLISHHKQLTVGLPPEPRERVITVPLPPEELNSLIYEASGQDISIAVLTQEIMVYLAMYVRSQPALFGDMLRLRIGLIMQVMATELARSLHCSGEEASESLMSLSPFEMKSLLHHILSGKEFGVERSMRPIQSTATSPAISIHELGHTGATKTERTGIQKLKSEIKQRCSSPSTPSGMLSPVGSGPGDGQLNWEERQGQWLRRRRLDGAINRVPVGFYQKVWKILQKCHGLSIDGYVLPSSTTREMTSGEIKFAVQVESVLYHVPLPEYRQLLVETVMVLGLVADVDVNSIGGIIHVDRILHLANELFLNDQKSHGASDYFLEKDPATGICNFFYDSAPSGSYGTMTYLSKAVIAYVQDFLPSSSCLMQ, via the exons ATGAGGAGCCGCAGTAATTCAGGAGTGAGGCTGGATGGTTATGCCAGGCTGGTCCATGAAACCATCCTGTGTCATCAG AACCCAGTCACTGGACTTTTGCCAGCGAGTACCGAGAAGAAAGATGCCTGGGTGAGGGATAATGTGTACAGTGTCCTGGCTGTGTGGGGGCTGGGCATGGCCTACCGGAAGAATGCAGACCGTGACGAAGACAAGGCCAAGGCCTATGAATTGGAGcag AGCGTGGTGAAACTGATGCAAGGGCTTCTGCAGTGCATGATGAGACAG GTGGCCAAGGTAGAGAGGTTCAAACACACCCAAAGTACAAAGGATTGCTTGCATGCCAAATACAATACATCCACCTGTGCCATGGTGGTCAGGGATGACCAGTGGGGCCATCTTCAGGTGGATGCCACCTCCATTTACCTGCTGATGCTGGCACAGATGACAGCTTCAG GTCTTCGTATAATCTCAAACCTGGACGAAGTTGCCTTTATTCAGAACTTGGTCTTCTACATAGAGGCTGCCTACAAAGTGGCG GATTATGGGATGTGGGAGCGAGGTGACAAGACCAACCAGGGCATCCCTGAGCTCAATGGCAGCTCTGTAGGAATGGCTAAG GCAGCTCTGGAGGCAATAGATGAACTTGATCTTTTTGGTGCACATGGAGGGCCAAAGTCAGTCATCCATGTTTTACCCGATGAGGTGGAACATTGTCAG TCCATCCTGTGTTCCATGCTGCCCAGAGCTTCAACCTCAAAGGAGATAGATGCTGGTCTACTGTCTGTCATCTCCTTTCCTGCTTTTGCTGTTGAGGATGCTGACCTTGTGGCCATCACTAAGTCAGAAATCATAAACAAACTGCAG GGTCGCTATGGCTGCTGTCGCTTCATCAGAGATGGATACCGCTGCCCTAAAGAA GACCCATCTCGGCTGCACTATGATCCCGCAGAGCTCAAACTGTTTGAAAATATTGAATGTGAATGGCCTGTATTCTGGACTTACCTCATCCTTGATGGTATCTTTGCTGGAGACCAAGTGCAG GTTCAGGAGTACCGTGAGGCACTGGAGGGCATTTTGATCAGAGGAAAGAACGGCATCAAACTGGTGCCTGAACTTTATACTGTACCACCTGACAAG GTGGAGGAGGAGTACAGCAATCCTCACTCAGTGGACAGAGTGGCCATGGGACAGCTACCACACATGTGGGGACAGTCACTCTACATCTTGGGCTCTCTTCTGGCAGAG GGGTTTTTAGCACCAGGAGAGATAGATCCTCTCAACAGGAGATTCTCTACAAACTTCAAGCCAGATGTTGTTGTACAAG tttgtgttcttgCAGAGTCAGAAGAGATCAAGGATTTGATACGAGATCAAGAAATCACAGTCCAGTCTATGTCAGAAGTTCTGCCTATCAAAGTTCTGCCTGCTCGCATCCTGAGCCATGTCTATGTCAGACTGG GGAATTGCAAGAAGCTGAATTTGAGTGGGAGGCCCTACAGACACATTGGAGTTCTCGGAACATCCAAATTCTACGAGATCAGAAACCGATTCTACGTATTTACCCCACAG TTTGTGGATCAGCACCATTTCTACTTGGCACTGGACAACCAGATGATTGTAGAGATGTTACGAACAGAGCTGGCCTATCTTTCATCCTGCTGGAGAATGACAGGAAGACCCACTCTCACTTTCCCAATTACCCGAAGCATGCTGG ATGGAGATGCAATTGATCCATGTATCCTAGCAACTCTCAGAAAACTGCAGGATGGTTATTTTGGAGGAGTAAG GGTGCAGATGTCAGACCTCTCCAGTTTCCAGACCACTTCGTTCCACACTCGACTCAGCTTCCTGGACAAAGAGAATGATGGTGGCTTACTcagtgatgaagatgaggaggacTTTGAAGAAAATGGAGGGGAATATAACAGATATAGGTCCTCAG AGGACTTAGAGGACATGTTTGGCCAATACCTCAACAAGCTTCTCCACAGCACTACAACTCAGTGCCATCTTCCTCCCATCCAGAGAGGGCAGCACCATGTCTTCAGTGCAGAACACACAACAAGGGACATCCTGTCTTTTATGGCCCAGTTTCAAGGCCTGAATATTCCAA AGTCTTCCATGTACCTACCTGTGGCTCCTGTAATGAGAAAACACCGCAAATCTCTGAACCTTCTTGAAGTTCCTCAACCTCACCATGGCCTGCCTGCAAAGCAGCAAAAG GCCCACAGTGCTGCTGACCTGCACCTGCCCCGAGACGCTCAGGGTAACACAGACTTTGCGGTGTTGGTGAGGCAGCTGAAAGAGTGTCCCACTCTGCAGGACCAGGCTGACATCCTCTACGTTCTCTACATAATGAA AGGAGCTGATTGGTTGGTAGAGTTGTCAGGTCCTGATCAGGGCGGGGTCAGCGTACGATCACTGTTGGAGGAGCTGTATGTACAAGCTGGAGCCTGCAAAGAGTGGGGACTTGTCAGATACATCTCGGGAATATTACGCAAGAGAGTGGAGGTCCTTGCTGAG GCCTGCACAGATCTTATTTCCCATCacaaacagctgactgtggGTTTACCTCCTGAACCCAGGGAACGAGTCATAACAGT gCCACTTCCTCCTGAGGAGCTGAACAGTCTTATCTATGAAGCCAGTGGTCAGGACATCAGCATTGCTGTACTCACTCAG GAAATCATGGTCTATCTAGCCATGTATGTGCGCTCCCAGCCTGCTTTGTTTGGGGACATGCTACGACTCAGAATAGGACTCATCATGCAGGTTATGGCCACTGAGCTGGCTCGTAGCCTGCACTGCTCGG GGGAGGAGGCATCTGAGAGTTTGATGAGCCTGAGTCCGTTCGAAATGAAGAGCTTGCTGCATCACATCCTCAGTGGCAAAGAGTTTGGGGTGGAGAGGAGCA TGCGTCCAATCCAGTCAACAGCCACTAGTCCTGCCATCTCCATCCATGAACTTGGCCATACTGGAGCCACCAAGACGGAACGCACAGGGATACAAAAGCTTAAGAGTGAGATAAAACAG cGTTGCAGCAGCCCGTCCACCCCCAGTGGGATGCTGTCCCCAGTGGGCTCTGGTCCAGGTGATGGACAGCTGAACTGGGAGGAGAGGCAAGGCCAGTGGCTGAGGAGACGCAGGCTGGATGGAGCGATCAACAGAGTACCAGTGGGGTTCTACCAGAAGGTTTGGAAAATCCTGCAGAAGTGCCACGGCCTGTCTATTGATGGCTATGTGTTACCTTCTTCTACCACAAGAGAG ATGACATCTGGAGAGATCAAGTTTGCAGTGCAGGTAGAATCTGTACTCTACCACGTCCCCCTGCCAGAATATCGGCAGCTGCTAGTAGAGACTGTCATGGTTCTAGGCCTGGTAGCTGACGTGGATGTAAACAGCATTGGTGGCATTATCCATGTAGACCGTATCCTGCATTTGGCCAATGAACTCTTCCTCAATGACCAG AAATCCCATGGTGCCAGTGATTATTTTCTTGAGAAGGACCCAGCAACAGGAATCTGCAACTTTTTCTATGATAGCGCCCCCAGTGGAAGCTATGGCACCATGACCTATCTGTCCAAGGCAGTCATCGCCTATGTTCAAGACTTCCTGCCAAGTTCAAGCTGCCTGATGCAGTGA